One Setaria italica strain Yugu1 chromosome II, Setaria_italica_v2.0, whole genome shotgun sequence DNA segment encodes these proteins:
- the LOC101757795 gene encoding kinesin-like protein KIN-12E isoform X2, with protein MAAPGASAGSRRASTSRPRRASAAAVESNENDDLAAAPSTSSSVFAHPAASVPHFSLPPRSPLAAIADPGRNPRSAPVTPKSLAGTPRACVAGTGARDRTSSVGAARRVFDLRDLGGPEVPLEVPHFELDEDPAFWKDRNVQVLIRIRPINDTENATHGQKRCLLQDSSKTLSWNGPPETMFTFDHVACETISQEKLFKVVGLPMVENCMSGYNGCLFAYGQTGSGKTYTMMGELAKLGNELSKDSGLTPRIFEYLFARINEEEELRREEKLKYICKCSFLEIYNEQITDLLEPSSTNLQIREDIKKGVYVENLMECYVSSVEDVMLLLLQGVANRKMAATNMNSESSRSHSVFTCVIESRWESDSMTHLRFGRLNLVDLAGSERQKSSGAEGERLKEAANINRSLSTLGLVIMTLVDVANGRNRHVPYRDSRLTFLLQDSLGGNSKTTIVANISPSICSSSETLSTLKFAQRAKLIQNNAKVNEDASGDVMALQRQIEELKDQLTCLKKQQNCPGSPGLQLLDSDFANEFKSLCGVDDQPDCDLNVLKQKVSHLEDVLVGSLRREKSAETKIGKQEAEIQHLNRLINLMESDAQRLRRRLELRGEKQRLHSMDENAALYQEIQLLQEQINENPQLTHFALENKRLIEELTMLQNFYKQGEREMLLTEISLLRNHFLHILEQKYTTAPKNVETQGDETIKELDNCRKELDACLENNVLLAREVNKLRCELIQYQKACTNQVAPEAEENVVVTSINAMENNQAGQNFSCLSSDDVSKQFMQAGTMANISESFQLELPYEIDSEDLESPSHLHYPETHDLCHAHEKAPVMGIHLHDETLLCQESEMVNSRKHQSHEELERLKRTNRELTEKLVIMAEESNRLSEIIVAKDVEIASLSEEWEAAIFDLMSFLTDGCRSLDDAYQNIDNMISSFPHSSSSVSEHVEKAMKVSIEKEKMIFKLQIELQAAQKIGREVKEKLHILRGATLAITEAQQLDNEESSQEELQLVGLLHQKDCIIQELKNHLKAGKCRFAETAEEHSCNDLILPDNSVDMIEEQPDENEPTGQANPDYQSKLDSMLHLVEDKSNKVLTLFSNFEAAQETMEEAELMLSALLKVNEELKLERDNCRQAVELLLSEKTSLISELKELEASSSCTSQRYDKLHQQINDCVVEMAELASTIRGSFQQMQRVSTVELFALCSEIITFGQDLKRCIRESRSYIVNMASLIEEKGRSTKQFQHLNANTSGSACQQVESHTCQCGSSKPDFSQSDYSTDYASLRREFDRKINIAEGLSFDLKLLQESTSNAKDMKDKADEISTALSNVQRELDIKTDAMENMLRKQKALEEELVENGAVLTVLRSELERSQSLSSALLKENKDLRVMLEEETVKNSEIKVLLEDKVNVIEGLESQILLLNRSEVGQLMSDIEELKNNIKIMNSNRENLQAEILTLRDKLEMAMALSEENEAAAIEARQTAEISKIYAEEKEEEVKILERSVEELEGTVTVLEEEVCNLKEEVRSYQLHKQSEDQLQAVGDMLSVEKASKCDAAGELCQGKCHLEKLQAEILAHQDVRKRIEHLTLEVKHKDDEIRQYKEHIAELVLHSEAQSLLYQEKYHEMEHMVSRQKFVPHESSSDIVHAKTEKPSGRARGSGSPFRCISSIIQQMNSEKDQEISVARQRIEELEGLVSGKQKEICLLTSRLAAVDTMTHDIIRELLGVKLDMTNYANLLDQEELQKLLIASQQQIEQSKAKDTELEVLREELGRLILERDSLLDDMDQRKTDLLETQLLVEQLEQREQMLETQIEILQLEKDSLQQKIMEMDETMELLVGSNQPDTNLRMGDHGSSEFSRRLAQSDMLLSHARQEHSRSHATRSSRAHHGRYR; from the exons atggccgcgcccggcgccagcgccggcagccggcgcgcctccacctcccgcccccgccgcgcctccgcggcggcggtggagtccAACGAGAACGACGACCTCGCCGCTGCGCCCTCCACCTCTTCCTCCGTATTCGCACACCCCGCCGCCTCAGTTCCGCATTTCTCGCTGCCCCCGAGGTCGCCGCTCGCGGCCATCGCGGATCCCGGGCGGAACCCGCGGTCCGCGCCGGTGACGCCGAAGTCGCTGGCCGGCACGCCCAGGGCCTGCGTGGCGGGGACTGGGGCCAGGGACCGGACCTCGTCGGTtggggcggcgaggagggtgTTCGATCTGAGGGATCTCGGGGGTCCGGAGGTGCCTCTGGAGGTGCCGCACTTCGAGCTCGACGAGGACCCCGCGTTCTGGAAGGATCGCAATGTGCAG GTGTTGATACGAATAAGACCAATTAATGATACCGAGAATGCCACTCATGGTCAGAAAAGATGCTTGCTGCAGGATAGCTCAAAGACATTGAGCTGGAATGGACCTCCCGAAACAATGTTCACGTTTGACCATGTTGCATGTGAAACAATATCACAG GAAAAGCTATTCAAAGTTGTGGGTCTGCCAATGGTGGAGAACTGCATGTCTGGATACAATGGCTGTTTGTTTGCCTATGGTCAG ACGGGAAGTGGGAAAACTTACACAATGATGGGAGAACTTGCCAAGTTGGGCAATGAGCTTAGTAAGGACTCTGGCTTGACACCTCGCATTTTTGAATATCTGTTTGCACGGATAAATGAG GAAGAAGAGCTCCGGAGAGAAGAAAAGCTTAAATATATCTGCAAATGCTCTTTTCTTGAGATTTACAATGAACAGATAACTGATCTACTTGAACCATCATCAACCAATCTTCAG ATCCGTGAAGATATAAAGAAAGGTGTATATGTTGAAAATCTTATGGAATGTTATGTGTCATCTGTTGAAGATGTTATGTTGCTATTGCTACAG GGGGTTGCAAACAGGAAAATGGCTGCCACAAATATGAATAGCGAGAGCAGCCGCTCACATAGTGTCTTTACTTGTGTAATTGAGAGCCGTTGGGAAAGTGATTCGATGACACACCTTCGTTTTGGGAGGTTGAACTTGGTTGATCTTGCTGGTTCTGAGAG GCAGAAAAGCTCAGGTGCTGAAGGAGAACGATTGAAAGAAGCTGCAAACATTAATAGATCATTGTCTACCCTTGG GCTCGTTATCATGACTCTAGTGGATGTTGCAAATGGGAGAAACCGTCATGTTCCCTATAGAGATTCAAGGCTTACATTTCTCCTCCAG GATTCCTTAGGAGGGAACTCTAAAACGACAATTGTTGCAAATATCAGCCCATCTATTTG TTCTTCCAGTGAGACATTGAGTACATTGAAGTTTGCTCAACGTGCGAAGCTGATTCAAAATAAT GCAAAAGTAAATGAAGACGCTTCGGGAGATGTTATGGCTTTACAAAGGCAGATAGAGGAACTAAAG GATCAACTGACATGCTTGAAGAAGCAGCAAAATTGTCCTGGATCACCTGGCTTGCAGCTGCTTGATTCAGACTTTGCGAACGAATTCAAATCTTTGTGTGGAGTAGATGATCAACCAGACTGTGATCTGAATGTACTAAAGCAAAAG GTTAGTCACCTAGAAGATGTCTTGGTTGGGAGCCTCAGGAGAGAGAAATCAGCAGAGACCAAGATTGGGAAACAGGAAGCGGAAATACAGCATTTGAACCGTTTG ATCAACCTGATGGAATCTGATGCACAACGCTTGAGGAGGCGACTCGAACTTCGTGGTGAAAAACAAAGATTGCATTCAATGGATGAAAATGCTGCATTGTACCAGGAGATTCAGCTATTGCAGGAACAAATCAATGAGAATCCTCAATTGACTCACTTTGCTTTGGAAAACAAGAGATTGATTGAGGAACTTACAAT GCTTCAAAACTTCTACAAGCAAGGGGAAAGAGAGATGTTACTAACAGAGATATCTCTTTTGCGCAATCAT TTCCTTCACATTCTTGAGCAGAAATATACAACAGCTCCGAAAAATGTAGAAACTCAG GGTGATGAGACCATCAAGGAGCTTGACAATTGCAGGAAGGAACTGGATGCATGCTTAGAAAACAATGTTCTGTTAGCTCG TGAAGTAAATAAACTTCGCTGTGAACTGATACAATACCAGAAGGCTTGCACAAATCAA GTTGCTCCTGAGGCAGAGGAGAATGTTGTGGTCACAAGCATCAATGCAATGGAAAAT AATCAAGCTGGACAGAATTTTTCATGTTTATCATCAGATGATGTTAGCAAGCAGTTCATGCAAGCAGGGACCATGGCTAATATTTCAGAATCATTTCAACTTGAGTTACCTTATGAAATTGATAGCGAAGATCTGGAGTCACCTTCTCATTTGCACTATCCAGAAACACATGATTTATGTCATGCCCATGAAAAAGCTCCAGTGATGGGTATACATTTACATGATGAGACTTTATTATGTCAAGAGAGTGAAATGGTGAACTCTAGGAAACATCAATCACATGAAGAGTTGGAGCGCCTTAAAAGAACAAATCGAGAGCTCACAGAAAAGTTAGTCATTATGGCTGAAGAAAGTAACAGGCTTTCAGAGATTATTGTTGCAAAAGATGTAGAAATTGCTTCTTTGTCTGAAGAATGGGAGGCTGCAATTTTTGATCTAATGAGCTTCTTAACAGATGGATGTAGATCACTAGATGATGCATATCAGAACATTGATAATATGATTAGCTCATTTCCTCACAGTAGTAGTTCTGTAAGTGAACATGTGGAGAAGGCTATGAAAGTTAGCATTGAGAAGGAAAAGATGATCTTCAAACTTCAAATTGAACTACAAGCTGCACAGAAAATTGGCAGGGAAGTGAAGGAAAAGTTGCACATTTTAAGAGGTGCAACTCTTGCTATTACTGAAGCTCAGCAGTTGGATAATGAAGAAAGCTCTCAGGAAGAACTACAACTAGTAGGTTTATTGCACCAAAAGGATTGTATAATACAAGAACTAAAGAACCAtttgaaagcaggaaaatgtcGCTTTGCAGAAACAGCAGAAGAACATTCTTGTAATGACCTAATATTGCCTGATAATTCAGTTGACATGATTGAGGAACAGCCTGATGAAAATGAACCAACAGGTCAAGCTAATCCAGATTACCAG TCAAAGCTTGATAGCATGCTACATCTTGTTGAAGACAAATCAAATAAGGTTCTGACCTTATTCTCAAATTTTGAGGCGGCTCAAGAAACCATGGAAGAGGCTGAACTTATGCTTTCAGCTTTGTTGAAGGTCAATGAAGAATTGAAACTTGAAAGAGATAATTGTAGGCAAGCGGTGGAATTGTTATTGTCTGAGAAAACTTCTCTGATCAGTGAGTTGAAGGAACTTGAAGCATCAAGTTCTTGTACATCACAGAGGTATGACAAATTGCACCAACAGATAAATGATTGTGTAGTAGAGATGGCTGAGCTTGCTTCTACAATAAGGGGGTCGTTTCAGCAAATGCAAAGGGTCTCTACAGTAGAACTCTTTGCTCTTTGCTCGGAGATTATTACTTTTGGCCAAGACTTGAAGAGATGTATAAGGGAGTCAAGGTCATATATAGTTAACATGGCATCACTTATAGAAGAAAAAGGCAGATCTACAAAGCAGTTCCAGCACCTCAATGCAAATACTTCTGGGTCTGCTTGTCAGCAGGTAGAGTCGCATACATGTCAATGCGGTAGCAGCAAACCTGACTTTTCTCAATCTGATTATAGTACAGATTATGCATCACTCAGAAGAGAGTTTGACAGGAAGATTAATATAGCAGAAGGATTGTCTTTTGACCTCAAACTACTGCAAGAGTCCACCTCAAACGCGAAAGATATGAAAGACAAAGCTGATGAAATATCTACTGCCCTTAGCAATGTTCAAAGAGAACTAGATATAAAAACTGATGCAATGGAAAACATGTTAAGAAAACAGAAGGCACTTGAGGAAGAACTGGTTGAAAATGGTGCTGTACTCACAGTTTTAAGATCAGAGTTAGAGAGATCTCAAAGTTTATCATCGGCGCTATTGAAGGAGAACAAAGATCTGAGAGTAATGTTGGAAGAGGAAACTGTGAAGAATAGTGAAATAAAAGTCCTGTTGGAAGACAAAGTTAATGTCATAGAGGGATTGGAGAGCCAGATACTTTTGCTAAATCGTTCTGAAGTGGGGCAATTAATGTCAGATATTGAAGAATTAAAAAATAAcattaaaataatgaatagtAATAGGGAAAATCTCCAGGCAGAGATACTTACATTAAGGGACAAGCTTGAGATGGCAATGGCTTTATCTGAGGAAAATGAAGCTGCTGCTATTGAAGCTCGTCAA ACTGCAGAGATCAGTAAAATCTATGctgaggagaaagaggaggaagtTAAGATTCTTGAACGATCTGTTGAGGAACTTGAAGGAACAGTAACTGTACTCGAGGAAGAG GTATGCAACCTTAAAGAGGAAGTAAGGAGCTATCAACTACATAAACAATCTGAAGACCAATTACAAGCTGTTGGTGACATGCTTTCTGTAGAAAAAGCATCAAAATGTGATGCTGCTGGGGAATTGTGTCAAGGGAAATGTCATCTAGAAAA ATTACAAGCTGAGATTCTTGCACATCAAGATGTTAGAAAGAGGATTGAACATCTCACActggaagtaaaacataaagatgATGAG ATTAGGCAATACAAAGAGCATATTGCTGAATTGGTCCTGCACTCAGAAGCACAATCTTTGTTGTATCAGGAGAAG TATCATGAGATGGAGCACATGGTTTCAAGACAGAAGTTTGTTCCACATGAATCCAGTTCTGATATTGTCCATGCCAAAACTGAAAAGCCTTCGGGGCGAGCAAGAGGATCTGGTTCACCTTTCCGGTGCATATCTAGCATTATTCAACAAATGAACTCTGAGAAGGATCAAGAAATTTCAGTGGCACGCCAACGAATTGAAGAACTAGAAGGGTTGGTTAGTGGTAAACAGAAAGAG ATATGCTTGCTAACCTCGAGACTGGCTGCTGTGGATACCATGACGCATGATATTATAAGGGAGCTACTTGGCGTCAAACTAGACATGACAAACTATGCT AATTTGCTTGACCAAGAAGAACTGCAAAAGCTGCTAATAGCATCCCAACAACAAATTGAACAATCAAAGGCGAAG GACACAGAACTCGAGGTGCTCAGAGAAGAACTTGGTCGTCTCATTCTGGAAAGGGACAG CTTGCTTGATGACATGGACCAAAGGAAGACAGATCTATTGGAGACTCAACTGCTTGTTGAACAGCTTGAGCAAAGGGAGCAAATGTTGGAAACGCAGATCGAAATATTGCAG TTGGAGAAAGATAGCCTTCAACAGAAGATAATGGAGATGGACGAGACCATGGAGCTGCTAGTCGGATCAAATCAACCAGATACAAATCTACGAATG GGTGATCATGGCAGCAGCGAGTTCAGCAGGAGGCTAGCTCAGTCGGACATGCTCCTCTCCCACGCGAGGCAGGAACACTCTCGCAGCCACGCGACCCGAAGCTCGAGGGCGCATCATGGCCGATATCGCTGA
- the LOC101757795 gene encoding kinesin-like protein KIN-12E isoform X3 → MAAPGASAGSRRASTSRPRRASAAAVESNENDDLAAAPSTSSSVFAHPAASVPHFSLPPRSPLAAIADPGRNPRSAPVTPKSLAGTPRACVAGTGARDRTSSVGAARRVFDLRDLGGPEVPLEVPHFELDEDPAFWKDRNVQVLIRIRPINDTENATHGQKRCLLQDSSKTLSWNGPPETMFTFDHVACETISQEKLFKVVGLPMVENCMSGYNGCLFAYGQTGSGKTYTMMGELAKLGNELNLNVTNVKEEELRREEKLKYICKCSFLEIYNEQITDLLEPSSTNLQIREDIKKGVYVENLMECYVSSVEDVMLLLLQGVANRKMAATNMNSESSRSHSVFTCVIESRWESDSMTHLRFGRLNLVDLAGSERQKSSGAEGERLKEAANINRSLSTLGLVIMTLVDVANGRNRHVPYRDSRLTFLLQDSLGGNSKTTIVANISPSICSSSETLSTLKFAQRAKLIQNNAKVNEDASGDVMALQRQIEELKDQLTCLKKQQNCPGSPGLQLLDSDFANEFKSLCGVDDQPDCDLNVLKQKVSHLEDVLVGSLRREKSAETKIGKQEAEIQHLNRLINLMESDAQRLRRRLELRGEKQRLHSMDENAALYQEIQLLQEQINENPQLTHFALENKRLIEELTMLQNFYKQGEREMLLTEISLLRNHFLHILEQKYTTAPKNVETQGDETIKELDNCRKELDACLENNVLLAREVNKLRCELIQYQKACTNQVAPEAEENVVVTSINAMENNQAGQNFSCLSSDDVSKQFMQAGTMANISESFQLELPYEIDSEDLESPSHLHYPETHDLCHAHEKAPVMGIHLHDETLLCQESEMVNSRKHQSHEELERLKRTNRELTEKLVIMAEESNRLSEIIVAKDVEIASLSEEWEAAIFDLMSFLTDGCRSLDDAYQNIDNMISSFPHSSSSVSEHVEKAMKVSIEKEKMIFKLQIELQAAQKIGREVKEKLHILRGATLAITEAQQLDNEESSQEELQLVGLLHQKDCIIQELKNHLKAGKCRFAETAEEHSCNDLILPDNSVDMIEEQPDENEPTGQANPDYQSKLDSMLHLVEDKSNKVLTLFSNFEAAQETMEEAELMLSALLKVNEELKLERDNCRQAVELLLSEKTSLISELKELEASSSCTSQRYDKLHQQINDCVVEMAELASTIRGSFQQMQRVSTVELFALCSEIITFGQDLKRCIRESRSYIVNMASLIEEKGRSTKQFQHLNANTSGSACQQVESHTCQCGSSKPDFSQSDYSTDYASLRREFDRKINIAEGLSFDLKLLQESTSNAKDMKDKADEISTALSNVQRELDIKTDAMENMLRKQKALEEELVENGAVLTVLRSELERSQSLSSALLKENKDLRVMLEEETVKNSEIKVLLEDKVNVIEGLESQILLLNRSEVGQLMSDIEELKNNIKIMNSNRENLQAEILTLRDKLEMAMALSEENEAAAIEARQTAEISKIYAEEKEEEVKILERSVEELEGTVTVLEEEVCNLKEEVRSYQLHKQSEDQLQAVGDMLSVEKASKCDAAGELCQGKCHLEKRLQAEILAHQDVRKRIEHLTLEVKHKDDEIRQYKEHIAELVLHSEAQSLLYQEKYHEMEHMVSRQKFVPHESSSDIVHAKTEKPSGRARGSGSPFRCISSIIQQMNSEKDQEISVARQRIEELEGLVSGKQKEICLLTSRLAAVDTMTHDIIRELLGVKLDMTNYANLLDQEELQKLLIASQQQIEQSKAKDTELEVLREELGRLILERDSLLDDMDQRKTDLLETQLLVEQLEQREQMLETQIEILQLEKDSLQQKIMEMDETMELLVGSNQPDTNLRMGDHGSSEFSRRLAQSDMLLSHARQEHSRSHATRSSRAHHGRYR, encoded by the exons atggccgcgcccggcgccagcgccggcagccggcgcgcctccacctcccgcccccgccgcgcctccgcggcggcggtggagtccAACGAGAACGACGACCTCGCCGCTGCGCCCTCCACCTCTTCCTCCGTATTCGCACACCCCGCCGCCTCAGTTCCGCATTTCTCGCTGCCCCCGAGGTCGCCGCTCGCGGCCATCGCGGATCCCGGGCGGAACCCGCGGTCCGCGCCGGTGACGCCGAAGTCGCTGGCCGGCACGCCCAGGGCCTGCGTGGCGGGGACTGGGGCCAGGGACCGGACCTCGTCGGTtggggcggcgaggagggtgTTCGATCTGAGGGATCTCGGGGGTCCGGAGGTGCCTCTGGAGGTGCCGCACTTCGAGCTCGACGAGGACCCCGCGTTCTGGAAGGATCGCAATGTGCAG GTGTTGATACGAATAAGACCAATTAATGATACCGAGAATGCCACTCATGGTCAGAAAAGATGCTTGCTGCAGGATAGCTCAAAGACATTGAGCTGGAATGGACCTCCCGAAACAATGTTCACGTTTGACCATGTTGCATGTGAAACAATATCACAG GAAAAGCTATTCAAAGTTGTGGGTCTGCCAATGGTGGAGAACTGCATGTCTGGATACAATGGCTGTTTGTTTGCCTATGGTCAG ACGGGAAGTGGGAAAACTTACACAATGATGGGAGAACTTGCCAAGTTGGGCAATGAGCTTA ACTTAAATGTAACAAATGTGAAGGAAGAAGAGCTCCGGAGAGAAGAAAAGCTTAAATATATCTGCAAATGCTCTTTTCTTGAGATTTACAATGAACAGATAACTGATCTACTTGAACCATCATCAACCAATCTTCAG ATCCGTGAAGATATAAAGAAAGGTGTATATGTTGAAAATCTTATGGAATGTTATGTGTCATCTGTTGAAGATGTTATGTTGCTATTGCTACAG GGGGTTGCAAACAGGAAAATGGCTGCCACAAATATGAATAGCGAGAGCAGCCGCTCACATAGTGTCTTTACTTGTGTAATTGAGAGCCGTTGGGAAAGTGATTCGATGACACACCTTCGTTTTGGGAGGTTGAACTTGGTTGATCTTGCTGGTTCTGAGAG GCAGAAAAGCTCAGGTGCTGAAGGAGAACGATTGAAAGAAGCTGCAAACATTAATAGATCATTGTCTACCCTTGG GCTCGTTATCATGACTCTAGTGGATGTTGCAAATGGGAGAAACCGTCATGTTCCCTATAGAGATTCAAGGCTTACATTTCTCCTCCAG GATTCCTTAGGAGGGAACTCTAAAACGACAATTGTTGCAAATATCAGCCCATCTATTTG TTCTTCCAGTGAGACATTGAGTACATTGAAGTTTGCTCAACGTGCGAAGCTGATTCAAAATAAT GCAAAAGTAAATGAAGACGCTTCGGGAGATGTTATGGCTTTACAAAGGCAGATAGAGGAACTAAAG GATCAACTGACATGCTTGAAGAAGCAGCAAAATTGTCCTGGATCACCTGGCTTGCAGCTGCTTGATTCAGACTTTGCGAACGAATTCAAATCTTTGTGTGGAGTAGATGATCAACCAGACTGTGATCTGAATGTACTAAAGCAAAAG GTTAGTCACCTAGAAGATGTCTTGGTTGGGAGCCTCAGGAGAGAGAAATCAGCAGAGACCAAGATTGGGAAACAGGAAGCGGAAATACAGCATTTGAACCGTTTG ATCAACCTGATGGAATCTGATGCACAACGCTTGAGGAGGCGACTCGAACTTCGTGGTGAAAAACAAAGATTGCATTCAATGGATGAAAATGCTGCATTGTACCAGGAGATTCAGCTATTGCAGGAACAAATCAATGAGAATCCTCAATTGACTCACTTTGCTTTGGAAAACAAGAGATTGATTGAGGAACTTACAAT GCTTCAAAACTTCTACAAGCAAGGGGAAAGAGAGATGTTACTAACAGAGATATCTCTTTTGCGCAATCAT TTCCTTCACATTCTTGAGCAGAAATATACAACAGCTCCGAAAAATGTAGAAACTCAG GGTGATGAGACCATCAAGGAGCTTGACAATTGCAGGAAGGAACTGGATGCATGCTTAGAAAACAATGTTCTGTTAGCTCG TGAAGTAAATAAACTTCGCTGTGAACTGATACAATACCAGAAGGCTTGCACAAATCAA GTTGCTCCTGAGGCAGAGGAGAATGTTGTGGTCACAAGCATCAATGCAATGGAAAAT AATCAAGCTGGACAGAATTTTTCATGTTTATCATCAGATGATGTTAGCAAGCAGTTCATGCAAGCAGGGACCATGGCTAATATTTCAGAATCATTTCAACTTGAGTTACCTTATGAAATTGATAGCGAAGATCTGGAGTCACCTTCTCATTTGCACTATCCAGAAACACATGATTTATGTCATGCCCATGAAAAAGCTCCAGTGATGGGTATACATTTACATGATGAGACTTTATTATGTCAAGAGAGTGAAATGGTGAACTCTAGGAAACATCAATCACATGAAGAGTTGGAGCGCCTTAAAAGAACAAATCGAGAGCTCACAGAAAAGTTAGTCATTATGGCTGAAGAAAGTAACAGGCTTTCAGAGATTATTGTTGCAAAAGATGTAGAAATTGCTTCTTTGTCTGAAGAATGGGAGGCTGCAATTTTTGATCTAATGAGCTTCTTAACAGATGGATGTAGATCACTAGATGATGCATATCAGAACATTGATAATATGATTAGCTCATTTCCTCACAGTAGTAGTTCTGTAAGTGAACATGTGGAGAAGGCTATGAAAGTTAGCATTGAGAAGGAAAAGATGATCTTCAAACTTCAAATTGAACTACAAGCTGCACAGAAAATTGGCAGGGAAGTGAAGGAAAAGTTGCACATTTTAAGAGGTGCAACTCTTGCTATTACTGAAGCTCAGCAGTTGGATAATGAAGAAAGCTCTCAGGAAGAACTACAACTAGTAGGTTTATTGCACCAAAAGGATTGTATAATACAAGAACTAAAGAACCAtttgaaagcaggaaaatgtcGCTTTGCAGAAACAGCAGAAGAACATTCTTGTAATGACCTAATATTGCCTGATAATTCAGTTGACATGATTGAGGAACAGCCTGATGAAAATGAACCAACAGGTCAAGCTAATCCAGATTACCAG TCAAAGCTTGATAGCATGCTACATCTTGTTGAAGACAAATCAAATAAGGTTCTGACCTTATTCTCAAATTTTGAGGCGGCTCAAGAAACCATGGAAGAGGCTGAACTTATGCTTTCAGCTTTGTTGAAGGTCAATGAAGAATTGAAACTTGAAAGAGATAATTGTAGGCAAGCGGTGGAATTGTTATTGTCTGAGAAAACTTCTCTGATCAGTGAGTTGAAGGAACTTGAAGCATCAAGTTCTTGTACATCACAGAGGTATGACAAATTGCACCAACAGATAAATGATTGTGTAGTAGAGATGGCTGAGCTTGCTTCTACAATAAGGGGGTCGTTTCAGCAAATGCAAAGGGTCTCTACAGTAGAACTCTTTGCTCTTTGCTCGGAGATTATTACTTTTGGCCAAGACTTGAAGAGATGTATAAGGGAGTCAAGGTCATATATAGTTAACATGGCATCACTTATAGAAGAAAAAGGCAGATCTACAAAGCAGTTCCAGCACCTCAATGCAAATACTTCTGGGTCTGCTTGTCAGCAGGTAGAGTCGCATACATGTCAATGCGGTAGCAGCAAACCTGACTTTTCTCAATCTGATTATAGTACAGATTATGCATCACTCAGAAGAGAGTTTGACAGGAAGATTAATATAGCAGAAGGATTGTCTTTTGACCTCAAACTACTGCAAGAGTCCACCTCAAACGCGAAAGATATGAAAGACAAAGCTGATGAAATATCTACTGCCCTTAGCAATGTTCAAAGAGAACTAGATATAAAAACTGATGCAATGGAAAACATGTTAAGAAAACAGAAGGCACTTGAGGAAGAACTGGTTGAAAATGGTGCTGTACTCACAGTTTTAAGATCAGAGTTAGAGAGATCTCAAAGTTTATCATCGGCGCTATTGAAGGAGAACAAAGATCTGAGAGTAATGTTGGAAGAGGAAACTGTGAAGAATAGTGAAATAAAAGTCCTGTTGGAAGACAAAGTTAATGTCATAGAGGGATTGGAGAGCCAGATACTTTTGCTAAATCGTTCTGAAGTGGGGCAATTAATGTCAGATATTGAAGAATTAAAAAATAAcattaaaataatgaatagtAATAGGGAAAATCTCCAGGCAGAGATACTTACATTAAGGGACAAGCTTGAGATGGCAATGGCTTTATCTGAGGAAAATGAAGCTGCTGCTATTGAAGCTCGTCAA ACTGCAGAGATCAGTAAAATCTATGctgaggagaaagaggaggaagtTAAGATTCTTGAACGATCTGTTGAGGAACTTGAAGGAACAGTAACTGTACTCGAGGAAGAG GTATGCAACCTTAAAGAGGAAGTAAGGAGCTATCAACTACATAAACAATCTGAAGACCAATTACAAGCTGTTGGTGACATGCTTTCTGTAGAAAAAGCATCAAAATGTGATGCTGCTGGGGAATTGTGTCAAGGGAAATGTCATCTAGAAAA AAGATTACAAGCTGAGATTCTTGCACATCAAGATGTTAGAAAGAGGATTGAACATCTCACActggaagtaaaacataaagatgATGAG ATTAGGCAATACAAAGAGCATATTGCTGAATTGGTCCTGCACTCAGAAGCACAATCTTTGTTGTATCAGGAGAAG TATCATGAGATGGAGCACATGGTTTCAAGACAGAAGTTTGTTCCACATGAATCCAGTTCTGATATTGTCCATGCCAAAACTGAAAAGCCTTCGGGGCGAGCAAGAGGATCTGGTTCACCTTTCCGGTGCATATCTAGCATTATTCAACAAATGAACTCTGAGAAGGATCAAGAAATTTCAGTGGCACGCCAACGAATTGAAGAACTAGAAGGGTTGGTTAGTGGTAAACAGAAAGAG ATATGCTTGCTAACCTCGAGACTGGCTGCTGTGGATACCATGACGCATGATATTATAAGGGAGCTACTTGGCGTCAAACTAGACATGACAAACTATGCT AATTTGCTTGACCAAGAAGAACTGCAAAAGCTGCTAATAGCATCCCAACAACAAATTGAACAATCAAAGGCGAAG GACACAGAACTCGAGGTGCTCAGAGAAGAACTTGGTCGTCTCATTCTGGAAAGGGACAG CTTGCTTGATGACATGGACCAAAGGAAGACAGATCTATTGGAGACTCAACTGCTTGTTGAACAGCTTGAGCAAAGGGAGCAAATGTTGGAAACGCAGATCGAAATATTGCAG TTGGAGAAAGATAGCCTTCAACAGAAGATAATGGAGATGGACGAGACCATGGAGCTGCTAGTCGGATCAAATCAACCAGATACAAATCTACGAATG GGTGATCATGGCAGCAGCGAGTTCAGCAGGAGGCTAGCTCAGTCGGACATGCTCCTCTCCCACGCGAGGCAGGAACACTCTCGCAGCCACGCGACCCGAAGCTCGAGGGCGCATCATGGCCGATATCGCTGA